ttttgttattgtaattttgtttatttgtgtttttttgttcttgttttgtgcgttattggagtcattgtacttttcacttctttttttcaccttgttttgcacatgcaaatacatttaattcattgcttaattgtgaccttCACCAGCCATTCCAATAAGGAATAGTAAGAAAAACTTATataggatataaaaagagagggcagcgTTACTCCTTGGTGAGGGAGAAAGGAACAGGagagagggagttagggtgggacaatGGAAGGAGTGTAATGTGCTGATCACTTATTTTAGTCatggtcttgtgtgtttttttgagtaatttcatgtatttttgttgtcgttttctcttttttgtatatttgttctGTAGTATATTTTTGCATGccaatttgcatatttttcagttatttttggagtgtatttttgtttgttttcttttttttttgctgttgatttgtgtattttttgtcactttgtgtgtttgaagttGGGGACTGCACACATTTAGACTGAGGGCCATTTAAGACCCCTGGGCCACAGGTTACCTATGGAAACAGACAAAGCCAGTAATGACCAGCAGATGGCAGTGGAGCTGTCCAACCTATAACACATTTAAATTTGATATATTCAGTGTGTCAtcattttacttatttaaacTGCTTCATATGAGATTGGGCTGTTTGTGGTTTGAAACTTCACAAAGTTAAATAACTGTGCTGAAGGTCCAAACATGAAGTTTAAAGGCGTCCGGCATCCGCTGATCATCTCGCCGACCAGAGTGACGGAGCTGTTCCAGTTTTCCCAAACTCCGAATGGTGAGGACGACTTCTCCTTTCAAGCAAATTCTTGGCTTCGCTATTTACCTTCAGATCTTCCTGCAGGCGTTTGGGTCGGCGCCGGCTGCAGCCTCTCCGAGCTTCGATCGGATTTGGAAAAGCTTTATCTTCAGCTTCCCGAGGAGAAGACAGAGGTGCTCCGAGTGCTTTGTCAGCAGCTGGGGATTGTGGGAAGTCAGCAGATCAGGAACGTTGCAGTGAGTGGAAACCGAGGAAGAAAAGTTGATGTTCATTCATCTCTGAGTATTTAGTAAAACAAATACGTCATTCCGAGTTATTAACACTATCACTTAAGATTGACGTTGCTTtaataaacagtattttaaaTAGACTTTTAGACCAGAGCGACACATCTAATAACAATCCTTAAGCCAGCAGTGCCATCTAGTgagtaaaaatgtatatttaatgtcCCTGTAAATGCATATTGACTTCTCACTgggctgtgtttgtgtttggctTGACATGGAAAATAAGGTGAGGAGACGTGTGGAATGCATTTTTTAACAGAACCTATCAAAGTTATTGTCTCGGAAGCGCAGCGCTCTTTAGTGTTGTTTGTGTAAATAGTAATAAATGTTTAACTATTTGTCTGTGGTTCACGTATCCATATTGTTTTGCTATAGAAGAGTAGATAGTTTGACAACAATTCACACCCTGAAGGACAAGGCATTAATAACTAAAATgggacacaaaattacaaaagttcTTGCTTATATTTCTGACTATCGTTATTTTTAGTCCCTCGGAGGTCACATAATGAGCGCGTTCCCAAACTCCGACCTGAATACTGTCCTCGCAGCCGGAAACTGCCTACTCAGCGTCGTCTCTGAAGGTGAGACCCTTTTGTCCAGATTGAAAACAGGAGAAAAATGGAGAAATTGAGTTTGTTTTAATCCAGCAGGAGGACGACGAGAAATTCCCATCAATCAGGATTTCTTTGTTGGATTGGGCAAAACGGCTTTGAAGCCTGAAGAGAttattctctctctttttatccCTTTTTCCAGAAAGGTACGTGAAATATCTGAGAAATGTTTCCGTAAACATCACTCGTAACGTAACaaagtgattttgtttttcaaccatTCAAATAAGTTTGAACTTTTATGCATTTATGTTTAGATTTGAGGAATTTTGGCAAGTTTTGTAGAATaaattgaggaaaatttgccaaattttggtaaaatttagagttctttcaacaatttgagatgaaaagttattgccgtcatgtgatataagaactggaagctctgcaaatatttgtttgtatttggagggtatacgttggtaatttacaaaatgtttcatgttttttcaatcatttctactttaattgtaattaaagtgaaattattcagttttttttaaaaaacattgccTGTTATCCCTCGTTGCTCCCATAGGGGGAGTTTGTGCGCGCTTTCCGCCAGGCTCCGAGGAAGGAGAGCGCCTTTCCCACCCTCACGGCAGGAATGCGTGTGTTTTTCTGCGAAGGCTCTCGGCTGGTTCAGGACGTCAGCGTTTACTACGGAGGTATCGGCCCCACCATCGTTAGCGCCGGCCGAACCTGCGGCGTGATCGTTAACAGGTGGGACTGACTCAGCATTAAAATACTGAAGACAAGGGCTTAATTATTACtatttgattaattgattattaTGTAAGTGATTTCATTATTAAGTATCAAAACTGTCAACGCCGATATATTTAGGGCCCGAGCGCTGAAGGCATTGCGAAGTCCATATTGTTTCTGTacggattcttcttcttcttcttctttttcttcttcttcttccacttcttcttcttcttcttcctcttccacttcctcttcttttttcttcttcttctttcttccttcttcttctcgtCTTCGCTTCcactcttttcttcttctcttcttcttttttcctcttccacttcgtttttttttctcttctttcttcctcttccacttcttctctttcttccacttcctcttcttcttcttctttttcttcttcttcttccacttcttcttcttcttcttcctcttccacttcctcttcttcttcttcttcttcttcctcttccacttcttcttcttcttcttcttcctcttccacttcttcttcttcttcttccacttcttcttcttcttcctcttccacttcttcttcttcttcttcttcttcttcttcttccacttCCTCTTCCACTTCCACTTCTTCCTCTTCCACTTCCACttccacttcttcttcttcctcttcctcttccactTCTTCTTCCACTTCCACTTCTTCTTCCTTAAGGTGCGATGTCATGAAATTTGGAAGGAGGGCATATGTTGGTGAAAaattaaatgtgaatttttttgatGCAATTTCGGGTCTCGTTAGCGGCACCTAGAGTTTGTAACTTTCCACTGGTTTGAACGAGCTGGATGGCATTCGCTAGGTATATCATTTTCTGCAATAAAAGTTGCTCCTTTAGACCAAACTGACATCTTTAAGCCAGCAGTGCCATCTAGTGAgtaaaaaaattgtacatttaatGTGTGGTAATAATAAGGTAAGGAGAAGTGAGGTATGCATTTTAGATATAGAAAACAAGTTATTGTCTAGTGTTGTTTGTGTAAATACTAACTTGTTTGATTTATATATGTTTAAATGTAACTATTTGTCTGTGGTTCATGTATCCATGTTGTTTTGCTATAGAAGAGTAGATAGTTTGACAAGAATTCACAGCCTGAACGACAAGGCATTAATAAATCATAAAGTGATCTCGGACACCGAGCTGAATGGCATACAGTTGGTATATTGTATTATTACCATTATAGCTTCTGCGTTGGataattgttgggtttttcagACGGTGGGATGAGGAGACGCTCAACCGAGCCTACGACGTCCTGCTGGAGGAGGCCGATCTCCCTCCATCTGCTCCGGGAGGGAAGGTGGAGTTTCGTCGCTCCCTGACTCTGAGCTTCCTCTTTAAGTTTCACCTGGAAGTGATGCACAAGCTGAGAGAAATGGTAACACCAGGCTGAACATCCTAAGTTATCTTGCTGATAactaaagtgctttttttttaacattttttttatccagAATGTGATTCAGGATGAGCCTCAGGAAGAGTTACAGCCACTTCCCAAAAACATCCAGCCCAGTCTGCAGGAGTTTGAGGTACAGATTCACTGCTAATAGGCTAAGGctgcaacattattattattctatcctatgggtcattccatgtcatttcaacaaatttacaTGACATCCCATGCactttgatctaaaaaaaattaagatttttaccaatgtccttatttttcttccattttcatcttccaatatctcaggaactacaccacataggagattgaaatttggtataataatacagctccacctactctctcagactATACAGAAAGATCTGCtttacatcctatctggtggacatgccagtcCCTCAAATTTGGAGAAAAGGTTTTTGGGCTCGAAAACCactttgcatatgcctcagctccctgtcatttgatcagctttgagctatctACCTATCTGATCgtctctttttttctattttgattgtGGTTCCTgacaatggaagaaaaataaggacgcacaAAAATTGACATACCATCCTCACTAACGTGACCATATCTCAGAAAGTATTCCTACGACCAAGCTAAAAgtttacagtgtgcctattaaataatcacaaaaaacaagtggtaaaCATTTAATCTTATACTGTTATACCTATTTTGATTGAGTTGTTGATTACATTGTTTtctaaaaatacaagaaatggtCAAAGAATAAGATATACTGTTTGTCTTAGGCAGTACCAAAGGGTCAGAGCCAGCAGGACCCGGTGGGTCGTCCCATCATGCACCGCTCTGCCCTCAGCCAGGCCACGGGTGAGGCCGTTTACTGTGACGACCTTCCTCACACACAAGGAGAGCTCTTCATGTCACTGGTCACCAGCTCCAGAGCATATGCTAAGATCACGTGAGTCCAAGGAAACATTTTCAAACCTGTAAATGTTATTTAGAAAATGTTATTATTTGCAGAGAAATGTTCAAACTCAGGATTCTATGACATTTTATAgctttttattagattttttttttttgccaacccACAACTTTATAGCCTTTGCTTTGAAAACAATATATGTACGGATATATTAGAATGTTGAcgaaatgttttttctttaaaattgatttatttgttaaatagaAAAAAGGTAATTATTATTTCGTTGTTAAATTTGACTTGGGCCGTTACTGTTAGACCTCAGTAGATTTTCTGTGATcagtttttctccatttttgactttgttacattttacgcaacttttttttttttttttttttaacataaaatgtgacaaaatgaaTTTGTTATAATCTATAAACAAGCAAAGTACATTTTATACTTTATGTCTATTTTCTTTAGAAAACTGTAAAGGAACTCCAACCAGTCCCACGTGTTTAGCTCGCTTAGCATATAGCGACACTGAGCATAAGCCACCTTATTAGTTCAAATGATCTAATTGGGTCTAAAAAATAAGACTTTGTTTTATATGACAAATATCATGAGATGGCTGTGATTTGTCGccataaataaagtttgtttcACAGCGGATTGGACGTCAGTGCCGCCATGCAACTTCCGGGCGTCGTTGACGTGATCACGGCCAAAGATATTCCTGGGAAAAAAGTGCGCACTTTAATGGGATACGACGAGGAACTACTGGCCGAGGATAAGGTGACTAAACCCTTGGTTTATCACGTGATTAAAGACTTGCAGGATACAtccgtgcttttattttgaagggattACATTTCTGCTACAAGGTACAGTCCATCATGCCAAATGTGCTTAATATGGTTAATTGAGTTAaccatttttattaaatcaatatttctatGATGTTGGAATGTGACGAAAGCACTCAAGGTCACGTTACGTAAGATCTGTTTTTGCAACATTGGCTAGACATTGTCCATATGTCCAAAAACCCATAGGTAATGGTTTAGTCTTTGTTGTTTAGCTATTATCATTTCAGGAGGTAAAGTATGTCAATATTGTAGCGAgatttattagttattatttattattcatattgcaatttctgtttaattttgtaataaaaaaaaaacgcttttcATGAAGGGAATTCCATcatttttatctgttttctACGATCAGGGAAAATCAGAGTCCCTTGGTGTCCCTCAAGGTTCTGTCCTTGGCCTTCCTTCATTTTCTTTGGATCTGTTCATTTATAAATGTTAACTGTGATAGGATAACTCCTCCTGCAAATATGTAAAGGTTTTAACAAGTAGAGAATCCAGATTTTAGGAAAATCCGAGACCCTTGTTTCGGGGGTTCCTCTGGCCCATAACAACCAGGAGGACAGAAGGTGTGTCCCTGCTTTACCCACAATACTTTTGATGGTTGTGTGTCACTAAAATAAGCTTTTTCTTcccctgtgtgtgtctgcaggtcTTGTGCATCGGTCAGATGATCTGTGCTGTGGTTGCTGACTCGCGATCACATGCCAAACGAGGAGCCGCAGCGGTGAAGATTAGCTACGAGGACCTACCGGACCCAATCTTCACTATGGAGGTTTTTGAATCACAGCGGTACAAATACAGAAGTCTTCCTGTCTTTGCCGCACCTCATGGCGTCTCTGCTTTCTCTTCGTTTCAGGAAGCCATCGAGAAGTCGTCCTACTTCGAGCCACGCAGAGTTATCGAGCAAGGAGACGTTTCCTCGGCGTTCGCCAGTGTCGATCGGGTTTACGAAGGTGAAAAATGGGCTGTTTTTATCCAACGTCggtgttgtgtttgtgtcttGTCTCCGTGGTGACGAATGTTCTCCTCAGGTGAGATTCGACTTGGCGGTCAGGAGCATTTCTACATGGAGACTCAGAGCATGCTGGTCGTTCCTGTTGGAGAGGAGAAAGAGTTCAACGTCTACGTCTCCTCCCAGTGGCTGTCGTACACGCAGGTAACGTGCACAATGTCGCCCCTTGTGGTCACAGCATAGTACAGCAGACACTGATGGAGGTCTGTGGACGTTGTTTCAGGCGGCGGTTGCGGAGACGTTGGGAATCCCCTCCAACAGAATCAACTGTATCGTTAAAAGACTGGGCGGCGGCTTCGGAGGGAAAGTGACCAAACCGGCGATCTTGGCGTCTATCACCGCCGTGGCTGCCTGGAAGTAAGTGAACCAAAGTTCTCCTCCagcaaacctttttttattatcaacagAGAAcctttgcttgtttttgttatctttttaaTTAATCATAATTTTACTCATAATGTTACTCACTTCAAGATTTGGACTCAAGagttacaattgatttttgtgaTCTGAATCTACATCCactcaatttaaaataataacataagcaattgtttatattttttataaacttttaaaaacttCTTGTATgatgtatttattgtgtttactttttttaatgttctgttTTGAACTGTTTACAGGTTTTTTAGATTTATGGTTACATTTTgaaatatcatttttaatttcaatattGAATGGTTGTATTTcgaaatgttgtattttttaattttcattttgaaagGTCATGTTTTGAAATATTCAAAAGTTTTCTTTTGGAATGTtagatttttaattgtcatgtacatgttttcaaatttattgttatcgtcttttattttctattttctattataaaaacttatttttcatgtgttttatttttaaatgtcatgtttttaaaattcgAAAAGGTTATTCTTtgaaatgttatatttttaaggatatcattttattttaaattgttatattttttaatgtcatattttcatttagaattacatttttttttacatttgaaagttacattttaaaatgaaaaataaaaacatatacattcaaaaatgtttattttgaatgttctattttgaaatatttttgttttcaaatgttaaagctttatttttgaaatatgtttccaaatttgatgctttaatttgaattattttcaaaTGCGTGCGATTAATGCAAAAAACAATTCAGATTCTTCTTACATTTTGTAAATCTTTAGGACAAACCGACCCGTCCGATGCATCCTGGAGCGAGGCGACGACATGCTAATAACAGGAGGACGACACCCGACATTGGGAAAATACAAAGTACAATAACCCTCACAGTAAAGAAAACAACCATTTTAAACCTTAAAGTCTGATGAGAGTGAGAGCTGGCCATTCTCTGTTACAGGTTGGCTTCATGAACGACGGGAGGATCGTCGCGGTGGACTTTCAGTTCTTCATCAACGCCGGATGCACCGTGGACGAGTCAGTTGTGGTGGGTCAAACCGCagagttttggtttttttttttaagagcgactggaggcagacatgtgcaaaaatggtccaaaagtggcaagaaaagagtgtaaagtgactaaaacagGCTAAAAGCAGTCAATAGTGCCCACataatgggcaaataaagaagaaCCAGGTGGTAT
This is a stretch of genomic DNA from Gouania willdenowi chromosome 2, fGouWil2.1, whole genome shotgun sequence. It encodes these proteins:
- the aox6 gene encoding aldehyde oxidase 6 isoform X3; the encoded protein is MAESEPARTLSFVGEGTSWVCPSSLEELLGLKARNPDAPLVIGNTNVGPNMKFKGVRHPLIISPTRVTELFQFSQTPNGVWVGAGCSLSELRSDLEKLYLQLPEEKTEVLRVLCQQLGIVGSQQIRNVASLGGHIMSAFPNSDLNTVLAAGNCLLSVVSEAGGRREIPINQDFFVGLGKTALKPEEIILSLFIPFSRKGEFVRAFRQAPRKESAFPTLTAGMRVFFCEGSRLVQDVSVYYGGIGPTIVSAGRTCGVIVNRRWDEETLNRAYDVLLEEADLPPSAPGGKVEFRRSLTLSFLFKFHLEVMHKLREMNVIQDEPQEELQPLPKNIQPSLQEFEAVPKGQSQQDPVGRPIMHRSALSQATGEAVYCDDLPHTQGELFMSLVTSSRAYAKITGLDVSAAMQLPGVVDVITAKDIPGKKVRTLMGYDEELLAEDKVLCIGQMICAVVADSRSHAKRGAAAVKISYEDLPDPIFTMEEAIEKSSYFEPRRVIEQGDVSSAFASVDRVYEGEIRLGGQEHFYMETQSMLVVPVGEEKEFNVYVSSQWLSYTQAAVAETLGIPSNRINCIVKRLGGGFGGKVTKPAILASITAVAAWKTNRPVRCILERGDDMLITGGRHPTLGKYKVGFMNDGRIVAVDFQFFINAGCTVDESVVVIEKMVLHMDNIYNIPNLRGRGSACKTNLPSNTSFRGFGVPQCLLIVENMLTDVAAVLGHPAHQVREINMYKGPSVTHYKLTFSAENLHRCWDECKLRCEYETRRRAVEEFNQQHRWRKRGIAIIPVKYGMAFAEGFCNEGKALVHIYKDGSVLVSHAGTEMGQGIHTKIQQVASRELQVPSSKIYISETSTSSVANTCPTAASFGSEANGMAVKIACEILYKKMEPLRKKYPKGSWESWANAAFYEKISLSAMGHYRGPDTHMDWEKMEGMPYSYFTFGACCSEVELDCLTGDSRTVRTDLVGDIGRSMNPSVDIGQIEGAFMQGMGLYTLEELKFSPSGLLYTRGPSQYKIPAVCDVPLQFNIYQLQDSDNPHAIYSSKGLGEPFLSLGSSVFFAIKDAVAAARSESGLVGPFVLNSPATPDKICLACSCPLTQKVPTAQPGSFKPWALNI